One window of the Lytechinus variegatus isolate NC3 chromosome 3, Lvar_3.0, whole genome shotgun sequence genome contains the following:
- the LOC121411981 gene encoding uncharacterized protein K02A2.6-like — protein sequence MANLQPPPYFLPAPGTPAMPWRQWKGLFDVYLVASAANKFNEDRRRALLLHCLGAEGQRVFYTLPSTSTSSGTSSAGSSTTTETGAGESCSYAEAISRLDNHFLPTVNVVAERYRFRQRGQMPDEPVETYISALRSLSLTCAFGDLRDEFIRDQLVEKTNSERIRERLLIEPSLTLQSAMTIARQMESASRETRALNTPADSVNAVKFKPKRRQKQPAARKQSTASVKNPPEQKTLTCYRCGDKRHKANDVSCKAREATCNSCGKRGHFAKVCRSRQQAVHQVSSEQSQLHVENVEVLTIHPSNDAILFPVTVNGSVKLDLLFDTGSRVSIIPLDIFDKHFTRKALLPPRANCILTTYLTDEQIPVVGMFKANISHGDHTVMCEFFVATKGSCLMGRDLMKLFHVLPQLPDEVNAVNSEICGEFNELFSDHVGLAKGYVHRVKTKTDVPPVQHKLRRLPFAVRDKVSTELQRLVKADIIEPVESSEWISSLVVVNKKNGDIRLCVDLRDVNRAIVEDKYPLPHIEELLSEMRGASVFSTLDLKSAYHQLLLHEDSRHLTTFITHEGLFQFKRVCFGLSSAPSAFQKLMSSILVGLSGVQCYLDDIIIYGDTPSTHDTNLRAVLQRLQSVGLTLNLQKCQFNLKEISYLGHVISAKGLQPNEDNVAAIRDAPVPEDAATLRSFLGLASYYAKFIPNFSSVTAPLRELTKKDVPFVWSTAAAESFATVKDQILHCSTLHLFDPDLPVVISTDASEYGLGAVLMQMKDGKEVPISYASRTLTKSEKNYSVGEKEALACVWACEKWFQYVWGRHFVLRTDHQALTTLLSTKGTGRQSMRIARWATRLLRFNYTVEYIPGLQNHAADALSRLPQPTPSVFEDDDHEVVIQSIFAEVTISKAELQRATASDSVLQRVIEKISHGWSKESSKDSSLKAYYMIRDELTIIDDCVFRGNRVVIPKSLQAVLITNAHSAHQGIVRTKQRLRDIYWWSCMDRMVEDAIHNCSLCQSSDKVSHTRNTPLQSVPLPDGPWKKIGIDITGPFNTTQPSYKYAIVAIDYYSKWPEVAFVSEVTTHSVITFLTQVFAREGIPCEVVTDNGVQFVSSEFEDFLKKLGISHSKASLYYPRSNGEVERWNRVLKQTLQIATMQGKPWKEAVLELLMAYRATPHQTTGTTPAELLHGRPMVTPLHIHDANDGNRRVGEDTEMRRRVGAKQKKASEYADKTRGASIPKFSIGDKVRVKRVKKRNNSWFEAPQKIVAKKGLYTFVLEDGRIWNASKLTLFRDSGHVDQRKSNTASEQTGSPNERPKRDKRVPVWTHDYVSH from the coding sequence ATGGCGAATTTGCAACCCCCGCCATACTTTCTACCTGCTCCAGGCACTCCGGCTATGCCATGGAGGCAGTGGAAGGGGCTGTTTGACGTGTACCTCGTCGCATCGGCTGCCAACAAATTTAATGAGGACCGTCGTCGTGCCTTGCTTCTTCACTGTCTCGGAGCGGAGGGGCAGCGAGTATTCTATACCTTACCTTCTACATCTACCTCATCGGGGACCTCTTCTGCAGGATCTTCTACGACTACGGAAACCGGTGCTGGTGAATCTTGTTCGTACGCTGAAGCAATATCTAGGCTGGACAATCACTTTCTACCGACGGTTAATGTTGTGGCAGAACGTTACCGTTTCCGACAGAGAGGCCAGATGCCAGACGAGCCTGTGGAAACATACATTTCTGCACTCCGGTCTCTGTCACTTACCTGTGCATTTGGTGATCTTCGAGATGAGTTCATTCGGGATCAACTGGTGGAGAAGACCAACTCAGAGCGAATTCGGGAAAGGCTTCTGATCGAGCCGTCTCTTACTCTTCAGTCTGCTATGACAATTGCACGTCAGATGGAATCTGCGTCACGAGAGACTCGAGCACTAAATACACCTGCAGATAGTGTGAACGCAGTCAAGTTTAAGCCCAAGCGTAGACAGAAACAGCCTGCTGCGAGGAAACAATCAACTGCCAGTGTTAAGAATCCACCTGAACAAAAAACTTTGACTTGTTACCGTTGTGGTGATAAGAGGCACAAAGCTAATGATGTCTCTTGTAAAGCTAGAGAAGCAACTTGCAATTCATGCGGGAAAAGGGGACATTTTGCTAAAGTGTGTAGGTCCCGACAGCAAGCTGTTCATCAAGTTTCTTCAGAACAGTCTCAATTACATGTAGAGAACGTTGAGGTTTTGACTATCCACCCATCCAATGATGCAATCTTGTTTCCAGTTACGGTGAATGGATCAGTGAAGCTTGACTTGTTATTTGATACAGGATCTCGCGTGTCAATCATTCCTCTTGACATTTTTGACAAACATTTTACAAGGAAAGCTCTTCTGCCACCACGAGCTAACTGTATTCTCACTACTTACCTCACAGATGAACAAATTCCAGTGGTTGGGATGTTCAAGGCCAATATTTCTCATGGTGACCATACAGTCATGTGTGAATTCTTCGTTGCTACAAAAGGAAGCTGTCTCATGGGACGTGATCTTATGAAGTTGTTCCATGTGCTACCACAGCTGCCAGACGAGGTTAATGCAGTGAACTCAGAGATTTGTGGTGAATTCAACGAGCTCTTCAGTGACCATGTTGGACTTGCGAAGGGTTACGTGCATCGTGTGAAGACGAAAACGGACGTGCCGCCAGTACAACACAAGCTCCGACGCCTACCTTTTGCAGTTAGAGACAAAGTGTCGACAGAGTTACAGCGTTTGGTTAAAGCTGATATCATTGAACCAGTAGAATCAAGTGAATGGATCTCCTCATTAGTCGTCGTGAATAAGAAGAATGGGGACATCCGCCTGTGTGTCGATTTGCGAGATGTGAACAGAGCGATAGTCGAGGATAAATATCCACTGCCTCACATAGAAGAACTGTTGAGTGAGATGCGAGGAGCAAGTGTATTCAGCACTTTAGATCTCAAAAGTGCATACCATCAGCTTCTTCTTCATGAGGATTCGCGTCATCTCACAACTTTCATTACGCATGAAGGACTCTTTCAGTTCAAGCGTGTCTGCTTTGGACTTTCTTCAGCTCCTTCAGCATTCCAGAAGCTTATGTCCTCTATTTTAGTTGGACTTTCTGGTGTCCAGTGCTACCTTGACGACATCATCATCTACGGTGATACTCCATCAACCCATGACACAAATCTTCGGGCAGTTCTACAACGTCTACAGAGTGTAGGACTTACACTGAACTTACAGAAGTGCCAGTTCAACCTGAAGGAGATCAGCTATCTAGGGCATGTTATCTCTGCCAAAGGCCTTCAGCCTAATGAAGATAACGTTGCTGCAATACGAGATGCTCCAGTTCCCGAGGACGCTGCAACACTCCGATCATTCTTGGGACTAGCTTCATATTACGCAAAGTTCATTCCGAATTTCTCCAGCGTAACTGCACCTCTACGAGAGTTGACCAAGAAGGACGTTCCGTTCGTGTGGTCTACTGCTGCTGCCGAATCATTCGCTACAGTCAAAGATCAGATCCTACATTGTTCAACGTTGCATCTTTTCGATCCAGATCTACCAGTAGTTATTTCAACTGACGCATCAGAATACGGGTTAGGAGCTGTCCTTATGCAGATGAAGGATGGAAAGGAGGTTCCTATCTCTTACGCTTCCCGTACGCTCACTAAATCTGAGAAAAATTATTCAGTGGGCGAGAAAGAAGCTCTCGCATGTGTATGGGCTTGTGAGAAGTGGTTCCAGTACGTGTGGGGCCGCCATTTTGTTCTCCGCACAGATCATCAAGCTCTTACTACATTGTTGTCAACGAAGGGGACAGGACGACAGTCTATGAGGATCGCTCGATGGGCTACGCGTCTGCTACGATTCAACTACACCGTCGAGTACATTCCAGGTCTACAAAATCATGCTGCTGATGCATTATCGCGATTACCACAGCCAACGCCTTCAGTCtttgaagatgatgatcatgaagTTGTGATCCAGAGCATATTCGCGGAAGTTACAATATCAAAAGCCGAGTTACAACGTGCAACGGCTTCTGATTCCGTTCTACAACGTGTGATTGAGAAAATTTCACATGGTTGGTCAAAAGAATCAAGCAAGGATAGTTCACTGAAAGCATATTACATGATTCGCGATGAGCTTACAATCATTGATGATTGCGTGTTTCGTGGTAATAGAGTTGTCATTCCCAAATCACTTCAAGCAGTCTTGATTACAAATGCGCACTCCGCACACCAAGGAATAGTGCGTACCAAGCAACGCTTACGTGATATTTATTGGTGGTCATGTATGGATAGGATGGTAGAGGATGCTATTCATAATTGTAGTTTGTGTCAATCAAGTGATAAGGTTTCACACACTCGTAATACTCCCTTACAGAGTGTCCCTCTTCCTGATGGACCTTGGAAGAAAATAGGTATTGACATAACTGGTCCATTCAATACTACACAACCTTCATACAAATATGCCATTGTAGCCATAGATTATTATTCCAAATGGCCAGAGGTTGCTTTTGTTTCTGAAGTGACTACACATTCGGTCATTACATTCCTTACACAAGTGTTCGCTAGGGAAGGTATTCCTTGTGAAGTTGTTACTGACAATGGTGTTCAATTTGTATCTAGTGAATTTGAAGATTTCCTAAAGAAGCTAGGTATTTCACATTCCAAAGCATCATTGTACTACCCACGTTCAAATGGTGAGGTTGAACGTTGGAATAGGGTGTTAAAGCAAACACTTCAAATTGCAACAATGCAAGGTAAACCATGGAAGGAAGCAGTCCTTGAATTGCTTATGGCATACCGCGCTACCCCTCATCAGACCACTGGTACAACTCCAGCAGAGTTGTTACATGGTCGACCCATGGTCACGCCATTACATATTCATGATGCTAATGATGGCAATAGGCGTGTCGGGGAAGATACTGAAATGCGAAGGCGTGTTGGTGCGAAGCAAAAGAAAGCAAGCGAGTACGCTGACAAAACTAGGGGTGCTTCCATTCCAAAGTTTAGCATTGGTGATAAGGTTAGAGTGAAAAGAGTcaagaaaagaaacaattcaTGGTTTGAGGCACCACAGAAAATTGTAGCCAAAAAGGGTTTGTACACATTTGTCTTGGAAGACGGACGTATTTGGAATGCCTCAAAACTGACTTTGTTCAGGGATAGTGGTCATGTTGatcagagaaaatcaaacacaGCTAGTGAACAGACTGGAAGTCCTAATGAAAGACCTAAACGTGACAAAAGAGTACCAGTCTGGACACATGATTATGTTTCTCATTGA